The following proteins come from a genomic window of Aggregicoccus sp. 17bor-14:
- a CDS encoding DUF4091 domain-containing protein — MPSHIIKNSTVLLTLGASLLGLAASAAPTVYAESATVKVRPSTPARTQPSIALTAARNEFASFQVVVAGGSGGVSGVRARFAGLSGPSSIPAANLTLYREAYLDITSSSGAFGQKGLWPDALVPDVDEIAGEQRTAFPFDVPANESRAVWVDMLVPQGAAPGVYKGQVEITGSGYAAQVPVTLTVVNATLPTTSSLASAFLIYPGNVCKAHTGTSDCGSTRAQADLLARYQRMALEHRLTLTALNVVPQGGDWSAYDAEYGPFIEGRAQTRLSGAKLTSVQFSGSKTAARFADFQSHFKAKGWLSRAFDYTADEPPYGATWAEAKTRAQLVRSSAPELRTLITTNITDATANGLTPYIDVMTPVVNHLDGTEASFAGDQSAKYAPLRADARKSLWAYQSCMSQGCGYGTNSPENQVNSGWPSYMVDRSGAKNRAMQWVAYLEGASGELYYETALALPTAWTNIFQFNGNGDGTLFYPGTTARIGGKTEVPVSSIRLKLIRQGMQDYEWLKLVEGAGDAAFARSVARSVVPAAYRVGDDGAAFDTAHAQLVARYQVLAPNPPAPSTDPAPAGGGSSGSPGTSTEAPEALNADGTPVAAAGCSSTGSAGLPAAALALLALGALGRRRRQRALAPARRR, encoded by the coding sequence ATGCCGAGCCACATCATCAAGAATTCGACAGTGCTCCTCACCCTGGGAGCCTCGCTCCTGGGACTCGCGGCCTCGGCCGCTCCCACCGTGTACGCCGAGAGCGCCACCGTGAAGGTGCGCCCCAGCACCCCGGCGCGCACCCAGCCCAGCATCGCGCTGACGGCCGCGCGCAACGAGTTCGCCAGCTTCCAGGTGGTGGTCGCGGGCGGCAGCGGCGGCGTGAGCGGCGTGCGCGCGCGCTTCGCGGGCCTCAGCGGGCCCTCGAGCATCCCCGCGGCGAACCTCACGCTGTACCGCGAGGCCTACCTCGACATCACCTCGAGCTCGGGCGCCTTCGGGCAGAAGGGGCTGTGGCCGGACGCGCTCGTGCCGGACGTGGACGAGATCGCGGGCGAGCAGCGCACGGCGTTCCCCTTCGACGTGCCGGCGAACGAGTCGCGCGCGGTGTGGGTGGACATGCTGGTGCCGCAGGGCGCGGCGCCCGGCGTGTACAAGGGCCAGGTGGAGATCACCGGGAGCGGCTACGCGGCGCAGGTGCCCGTGACCCTCACCGTGGTGAACGCGACGCTGCCGACCACCTCGAGCCTCGCCTCCGCGTTCCTCATCTACCCGGGCAACGTGTGCAAGGCGCACACGGGCACGAGTGACTGCGGCAGCACGCGCGCGCAGGCGGACCTGCTCGCGCGCTACCAGCGCATGGCGCTGGAGCACCGGCTCACCCTCACCGCGCTCAATGTCGTCCCGCAGGGCGGTGACTGGAGCGCGTACGACGCCGAGTACGGCCCCTTCATCGAGGGGCGCGCCCAGACGCGCCTGAGCGGCGCGAAGCTGACCTCGGTGCAGTTCTCGGGCTCGAAGACGGCCGCGCGCTTCGCGGACTTCCAGAGCCACTTCAAGGCGAAGGGCTGGCTCTCGCGCGCCTTCGACTACACCGCGGACGAGCCGCCCTACGGCGCCACCTGGGCGGAGGCGAAGACGCGCGCGCAGCTGGTGCGCTCCTCGGCGCCCGAGCTGCGCACGCTCATCACCACCAACATCACCGACGCGACGGCCAACGGGCTCACGCCGTACATCGACGTGATGACGCCGGTGGTGAACCACCTGGACGGCACCGAGGCGAGCTTCGCCGGCGACCAGAGCGCGAAGTACGCGCCGCTGCGCGCCGACGCGCGCAAGAGCCTCTGGGCGTACCAGAGCTGCATGAGCCAGGGCTGCGGCTACGGCACCAACTCCCCCGAGAACCAGGTCAACTCCGGCTGGCCCTCGTACATGGTGGACCGCTCGGGCGCGAAGAACCGCGCGATGCAGTGGGTGGCCTACCTGGAGGGCGCGAGCGGCGAGCTGTACTACGAGACGGCGCTCGCCCTGCCCACGGCGTGGACGAACATCTTCCAGTTCAACGGCAACGGCGACGGCACCCTCTTCTACCCCGGCACGACGGCGCGCATCGGCGGCAAGACCGAGGTGCCCGTGAGCAGCATCCGCCTCAAGCTCATCCGCCAGGGCATGCAGGACTACGAGTGGCTGAAGCTCGTGGAGGGCGCCGGCGACGCCGCCTTCGCGCGCAGCGTGGCGCGCTCGGTGGTGCCGGCCGCCTACCGCGTGGGCGACGACGGCGCCGCCTTCGACACCGCGCACGCGCAGCTCGTCGCGCGCTACCAGGTGCTCGCCCCCAACCCGCCTGCGCCTTCGACCGATCCGGCCCCGGCGGGTGGTGGCAGCAGCGGCTCGCCGGGCACCAGCACCGAGGCTCCGGAGGCGCTCAACGCCGACGGCACCCCGGTCGCCGCCGCGGGCTGCAGCAGCACGGGCAGCGCGGGCCTCCCGGCCGCGGCGCTGGCCCTGCTCGCCCTCGGCGCGCTCGGCCGCCGCCGGCGCCAGCGCGCGCTCGCCCCCGCGCGCCGCCGCTAG
- a CDS encoding GAF domain-containing protein, which produces MREEAEAMQEPGASAPWRDVRAPLLPLPGEPQERLLALGADALDAAIDAVLEQATRELGAQRGAVLLFGEDGVTALMDRYWSAPGMPAPLRAPFKLPWLYRELRAQRPVVFTRLSQLPVDTAQERATLEATGIRSGIMAPLRSAGRESLGWIGFVTLDAERRWTPSQVVAAHRYGELLAPALLRLRAERERDEELRTYAVLAEISAAFLAAPPQRLLLEGLPAALRILAQHLGAQRGTAWELDAEGTGLRLISQWRDGEAAFPAQSEMARAGAGNLVRRYLRRAAPWCVSHLDELPEGSGEARRVLESWGVGAFLAVPLRTGEREQGWLSFSKLQPGPWPQARVQRMQLMADLVCTALLRARDAERARHAEHEARGTLTLLQAALDALCARVAITDAQGQIVAVNDAWRRFASERAGAPGVGANYLQAWRRARALQPEAGHLLAEVPGLLSGARGELRLTYADPLPSSPRWFQLRVTCFTLTGVPRLVFAHEDVTELKLAEEQLRDLAGELVQVQDTERRRIASVLHDGAAQQVFAAMLGVRAARRSGHSGAQELAECQELLEQALLQLRSLSHLLHPPLLDEAGLGPALSAYVEGFSTRSGLLLTLSGTQGLERLPTETEHALFRMVQEALLNVQRHSGSARASVQVEQDADEVRITVQDQGHGFPAAPLHTRPTVGLASMRQRLLQVGGALELRSGPEGTEVCARVPRRPSTP; this is translated from the coding sequence ATGAGGGAGGAGGCGGAGGCGATGCAGGAGCCGGGGGCGAGCGCGCCGTGGCGCGACGTGCGTGCGCCGCTGCTCCCGTTGCCGGGCGAGCCGCAGGAGCGCCTGCTCGCGCTCGGCGCGGACGCGCTCGACGCGGCGATCGACGCCGTGCTCGAGCAGGCGACGCGCGAGCTCGGCGCCCAGCGCGGCGCCGTCCTCCTCTTCGGCGAGGACGGCGTGACCGCGCTCATGGACCGCTACTGGTCCGCCCCCGGCATGCCTGCTCCCCTGCGCGCGCCCTTCAAACTGCCCTGGCTGTATCGCGAGCTGCGCGCGCAGCGCCCGGTGGTCTTCACCCGCCTCTCGCAGCTGCCGGTGGACACCGCGCAGGAGCGCGCCACGCTGGAGGCCACCGGCATCCGCTCGGGGATCATGGCGCCGCTGCGCTCGGCCGGCCGTGAGTCGCTCGGGTGGATTGGTTTCGTGACGCTGGATGCCGAGCGGCGCTGGACGCCCTCCCAGGTGGTGGCGGCCCACCGCTACGGCGAGCTGCTCGCCCCGGCGCTCCTGCGGCTGCGGGCCGAGCGCGAGCGGGACGAGGAGCTGCGCACCTACGCGGTGCTCGCGGAGATCTCCGCGGCCTTCCTCGCCGCTCCCCCGCAGCGGCTGCTGCTGGAGGGCCTGCCCGCGGCGCTGCGCATCCTCGCGCAGCACCTGGGCGCGCAGCGCGGTACGGCGTGGGAGCTGGACGCGGAGGGGACGGGGCTTCGGCTGATCTCCCAGTGGCGCGACGGCGAGGCGGCGTTTCCGGCGCAGTCGGAGATGGCCCGCGCCGGCGCCGGGAACCTGGTGCGCCGCTACCTGCGCAGGGCTGCGCCCTGGTGTGTGAGCCACCTCGACGAGCTGCCCGAGGGCAGCGGCGAGGCGCGCCGCGTGCTCGAGTCCTGGGGCGTGGGCGCCTTCCTCGCGGTGCCCCTGCGCACGGGCGAGCGCGAGCAGGGTTGGCTGAGCTTCAGCAAGCTGCAGCCCGGCCCCTGGCCGCAAGCGCGGGTGCAGCGCATGCAGCTGATGGCGGACCTGGTCTGCACGGCGCTGCTGCGCGCGCGCGACGCCGAGCGGGCGCGGCACGCGGAGCACGAAGCGCGCGGCACGCTCACGCTGTTGCAGGCGGCACTGGATGCCCTCTGCGCGCGCGTGGCCATCACCGACGCGCAGGGGCAGATCGTCGCGGTGAACGACGCGTGGCGCCGCTTCGCCTCGGAGCGTGCGGGCGCCCCGGGCGTGGGCGCCAACTACCTCCAGGCGTGGCGGCGAGCGCGCGCGCTGCAGCCCGAGGCGGGGCACCTCCTGGCCGAGGTGCCCGGCCTGCTCAGCGGCGCGCGCGGCGAGCTGCGCCTCACCTACGCGGACCCGCTGCCCTCCTCCCCGCGCTGGTTCCAGCTGCGCGTCACCTGCTTCACGCTGACGGGCGTGCCGCGCCTGGTATTCGCGCACGAGGACGTCACGGAGCTGAAGCTCGCCGAGGAGCAGCTGCGCGACCTCGCCGGCGAGCTGGTGCAGGTGCAGGACACGGAGCGCCGGCGCATCGCCTCGGTGCTGCACGACGGCGCGGCCCAGCAGGTGTTCGCGGCGATGCTGGGGGTGCGCGCCGCGCGGCGCTCGGGCCACTCGGGGGCGCAGGAGCTCGCCGAGTGCCAGGAGCTGCTCGAGCAGGCGCTGCTGCAGCTGCGCTCGCTCTCGCACCTCTTGCACCCGCCGCTGCTGGACGAGGCGGGGCTGGGCCCGGCGCTCAGCGCCTACGTGGAGGGCTTCAGCACGCGCAGCGGGCTGCTGCTCACGCTCAGCGGCACGCAGGGCCTGGAGCGCCTGCCCACCGAGACCGAGCACGCCCTGTTCCGGATGGTGCAGGAGGCGCTGCTCAACGTGCAGCGGCACTCCGGCAGCGCGCGGGCCAGCGTGCAGGTGGAGCAGGACGCGGACGAGGTGCGCATCACCGTGCAGGACCAGGGGCACGGCTTCCCCGCGGCGCCGCTGCACACCCGCCCCACGGTGGGGCTCGCCAGCATGCGCCAGCGCCTGCTGCAGGTGGGCGGCGCGCTGGAGCTGCGCAGCGGCCCCGAGGGCACCGAGGTCTGCGCCCGGGTGCCGCGCCGCCCCTCAACCCCCTGA
- a CDS encoding trypsin-like peptidase domain-containing protein codes for MNTSGVQRGLVLVLALLATEAAAQGTLARRRDAVVDVVQRVGPAVVYIGTEQEVQRRFRGGGSMFDELFGGQERQTVQSLGSGVIIQGPGNAGPLIVTNDHVIRGASSIHVVLADGRQLDAEVIGSDADNDLAVLRVAAKAPLPTAKLGTSSDLMIGETVIAIGSPFGLSKTVTAGVVSAVGRTFRAEGRVYNDFVQTDAAINPGNSGGPLLNVEGDVIGINTAIFASAQGIGFAIPADKVRRIVEELTRFGKVRPAWVGVDAEDLSPRQAQRLGWDRTYGAVVSAVEPGSPAEAAGVRRGDVVAELAGTRIQDAEDFEVRARGYPARSSFPLTVFRDGQLRTLQVTPVEFPARLVEGLAWDRLGLRVREARGGLQLTQVRPDSAAEQAGLEPGDLLLRVNNVPVKDAGTFREALLNARQARSVLLLVGRGRYAYHLTLPF; via the coding sequence GTGAACACGAGCGGAGTGCAGCGGGGACTGGTGCTGGTGCTGGCGCTGCTGGCCACGGAGGCCGCGGCGCAGGGGACCCTCGCTCGCAGGCGCGATGCGGTGGTGGACGTGGTGCAGCGGGTGGGCCCGGCGGTGGTCTACATCGGCACCGAGCAGGAGGTGCAGCGGCGCTTTCGCGGCGGCGGCAGCATGTTCGACGAGCTGTTCGGCGGACAGGAGCGCCAGACGGTGCAGAGCCTGGGCAGCGGCGTCATCATCCAGGGGCCGGGCAACGCGGGGCCGCTCATCGTCACCAACGATCACGTCATCCGCGGCGCCTCGTCCATCCACGTGGTGCTCGCGGACGGGCGGCAGCTGGACGCGGAGGTCATCGGCAGCGACGCGGACAACGATCTCGCCGTGCTGCGCGTGGCCGCGAAGGCGCCCCTGCCCACCGCGAAGCTGGGCACCAGCAGCGACCTGATGATCGGCGAGACGGTGATCGCCATCGGCAGCCCCTTCGGCCTGTCCAAGACGGTGACCGCGGGCGTGGTCTCCGCCGTGGGGCGCACCTTCCGCGCCGAGGGCCGCGTCTACAACGACTTCGTGCAGACGGATGCCGCCATCAACCCGGGCAACTCCGGCGGGCCCCTGCTCAACGTGGAGGGGGACGTCATCGGCATCAACACCGCCATCTTCGCGAGCGCGCAGGGCATCGGCTTCGCGATCCCCGCGGACAAGGTGCGGCGCATCGTGGAGGAGCTCACCCGCTTCGGGAAGGTGCGCCCCGCGTGGGTGGGCGTGGACGCGGAGGACCTCAGCCCGCGCCAGGCGCAGCGCCTGGGGTGGGACCGCACCTACGGCGCGGTGGTGAGCGCGGTGGAGCCGGGCAGCCCCGCGGAGGCCGCGGGCGTGCGCCGCGGCGACGTGGTGGCGGAGCTCGCGGGCACCCGCATCCAGGACGCCGAGGACTTCGAGGTGCGCGCGCGCGGCTACCCCGCGCGCAGCAGCTTCCCGCTCACGGTGTTCCGCGACGGGCAGCTGCGCACGCTGCAGGTGACGCCGGTGGAGTTCCCCGCGCGGCTCGTCGAGGGGCTCGCGTGGGACCGGCTCGGCCTGCGCGTGCGCGAGGCGCGCGGCGGGCTGCAGCTCACCCAGGTGCGCCCCGACTCGGCGGCGGAGCAGGCGGGGCTCGAGCCCGGAGACCTGCTGCTGCGCGTGAACAACGTGCCGGTGAAGGACGCGGGCACCTTCCGAGAGGCGCTGCTCAACGCGCGCCAGGCCCGCAGCGTGCTGCTGCTCGTGGGGCGAGGTCGGTACGCCTACCACCTCACCCTTCCCTTCTGA
- a CDS encoding response regulator transcription factor yields the protein MLKILLADDHALVRRGLRLSLEERPDWQVCGEASNGLEAVEQALALRPDVVALDLMMPELGGLEAARRIRAGSPDTEVLIFTFQHTEELAAEVLAAGARGYVLKTDPPEAFLAAVEALAQHRAYFTHSLPESVVDRMLHSRALNGVRFSMLTSRERQVAQLVAEGRRTRDVAEALGISEKTVETHRTAIMRKLNLHSIADLVRYAVRNRIVQA from the coding sequence ATGCTCAAAATCCTTCTCGCTGATGACCATGCCCTCGTGCGCCGCGGCCTGCGCCTCTCGCTGGAGGAGCGCCCGGACTGGCAGGTGTGCGGTGAGGCCTCGAACGGGCTCGAGGCCGTGGAGCAGGCCCTCGCCCTGCGGCCGGACGTGGTGGCGCTGGACCTGATGATGCCGGAGCTGGGCGGGCTCGAGGCCGCCCGGCGCATCCGCGCGGGCTCCCCGGACACCGAGGTGCTCATCTTCACCTTCCAGCACACCGAGGAGCTCGCGGCGGAGGTGCTCGCCGCGGGCGCGCGCGGCTACGTGCTCAAGACCGACCCGCCGGAGGCCTTCCTCGCCGCGGTGGAGGCGCTCGCCCAGCACCGCGCCTACTTCACGCACAGCCTCCCCGAGAGCGTGGTGGACCGCATGCTCCACAGCCGGGCTCTCAACGGCGTGCGCTTCAGCATGCTCACGTCGCGCGAGCGCCAGGTGGCGCAGCTGGTGGCGGAGGGACGGCGCACCCGCGACGTGGCCGAGGCGCTGGGCATCAGCGAGAAGACGGTGGAGACCCACCGCACCGCCATCATGCGAAAGCTGAACCTGCACTCGATCGCGGACCTGGTGCGCTACGCCGTGCGCAACCGCATCGTGCAGGCCTGA
- a CDS encoding lysylphosphatidylglycerol synthase transmembrane domain-containing protein — translation MKRAAKLLLSVAVTVAFSWWAFRETDWHAQFASLRNANYLWLLPYVGILLLIHLARTLRWGCLLSGMERVPFGPLNAASGIGFMMLLVLPFRLGEFARPFLIAQRSSIRRSAAMTTVVLERITDGIFVALMLRSLLFFVPTETPEVRYVKLGANLMFAVFGGGLVFLLFALWHQASAVRLVRTTLGRLSPAGAEKVAGVVDSFVGAMRQLPRAGQLVAFFALTVLYWALNGVGMAVLARAFDCSAAAPGGVCQPLQLDLFQAFVVLAVLVVGLMIPAAPGMMGTFQAAIKVGLGLFLPAAVVNGTGLAYANVMWLAQTAQQVLLGLLLMSVGQMSFRDLAGKLGKDEGGEQAGAA, via the coding sequence GTGAAGCGCGCCGCCAAGCTCCTCCTCAGCGTTGCCGTGACCGTCGCGTTCTCGTGGTGGGCCTTCCGCGAGACGGACTGGCACGCCCAGTTCGCGAGCCTGCGCAACGCGAACTACCTGTGGCTGCTGCCCTACGTGGGCATCCTCCTGCTCATCCACCTGGCGCGCACGCTGCGCTGGGGCTGCCTGCTGTCGGGGATGGAGCGGGTGCCCTTCGGGCCGCTCAACGCGGCCTCCGGCATCGGCTTCATGATGCTGCTGGTGCTGCCCTTCCGGCTCGGCGAGTTCGCGCGGCCCTTCCTCATCGCGCAGCGCAGCAGCATCCGGCGCAGCGCGGCCATGACCACCGTGGTGCTCGAGCGCATCACGGACGGCATCTTCGTGGCGCTGATGCTGCGCTCGCTGCTCTTCTTCGTGCCCACCGAGACCCCCGAGGTGCGCTACGTGAAGCTGGGCGCGAACCTCATGTTCGCCGTCTTCGGCGGCGGGCTCGTGTTCCTGCTCTTCGCGCTCTGGCACCAGGCGAGCGCCGTGCGCCTGGTGCGCACCACGCTGGGCCGCCTGTCGCCGGCGGGGGCCGAGAAGGTCGCCGGGGTGGTGGACTCCTTCGTCGGAGCGATGCGCCAGCTGCCGCGCGCAGGCCAGCTCGTCGCCTTCTTCGCGCTCACGGTGCTCTACTGGGCGCTCAACGGCGTGGGGATGGCGGTGCTCGCGCGCGCCTTCGACTGCTCGGCTGCGGCGCCCGGCGGCGTGTGCCAGCCGCTGCAGCTGGACCTGTTCCAGGCCTTCGTGGTGCTCGCGGTGCTGGTGGTGGGGCTGATGATCCCGGCCGCGCCCGGCATGATGGGCACCTTCCAGGCGGCGATCAAAGTCGGGCTCGGGCTCTTCCTGCCCGCCGCGGTGGTGAACGGCACCGGGCTCGCCTACGCGAACGTGATGTGGCTCGCGCAGACGGCGCAGCAGGTCCTGCTCGGCCTGCTGCTCATGTCCGTGGGCCAGATGTCCTTCCGCGACCTCGCCGGCAAGCTGGGCAAGGACGAGGGCGGCGAGCAGGCCGGCGCGGCCTGA
- a CDS encoding agmatinase family protein, whose translation MPTFDPNAAAAADSGIFGLPHTPDEAHVVILPVPFEATTSYGGGTSEGPRAVLEASRQVDLFDIETGRPYARGIAMLEEPGEVRAWNARAKQLATPIVEAGGVTPELQAACDEVNALCERMNEAVYRATREWLQKGKRVGVLGGDHSVPFGAIRAHAEKYPGLGLLHLDAHADLRNAYEGFQWSHASIFHNVMERIPGVAKLVQVGIRDLGEAEHDYIEQSKGRVKTYFDAQLQHARFEGTPWNRQVDEIVSHLPQHVYLTFDIDGLDPVLCPHTGTPVPGGLSFPEVNALIAGVVRSGRTIVGFDLDEVAPDAEGGEWDGNVGARLLYKMIGWMLKSEAK comes from the coding sequence ATGCCCACCTTCGATCCCAACGCGGCCGCGGCCGCCGACTCCGGCATCTTCGGCCTCCCGCACACCCCGGATGAGGCCCACGTCGTCATCCTCCCCGTCCCCTTCGAGGCCACCACCAGCTACGGCGGCGGCACCAGCGAGGGCCCCCGCGCGGTGCTCGAGGCGAGCCGCCAGGTGGACCTCTTCGACATCGAGACGGGCCGCCCCTACGCGCGCGGCATTGCGATGCTGGAGGAGCCGGGCGAGGTGCGCGCCTGGAACGCGCGCGCGAAGCAGCTCGCCACCCCCATCGTCGAGGCGGGCGGCGTGACGCCGGAGCTGCAGGCGGCTTGCGACGAGGTGAACGCCCTGTGCGAGCGGATGAACGAGGCGGTGTACCGGGCCACGCGCGAGTGGCTGCAGAAGGGCAAGCGCGTGGGCGTGCTGGGGGGAGATCACAGCGTGCCCTTCGGCGCCATCCGCGCGCACGCCGAGAAGTACCCGGGCCTGGGGCTCCTGCACCTGGATGCCCACGCGGACCTGCGCAACGCGTACGAGGGCTTCCAGTGGAGCCACGCCTCCATCTTCCACAACGTGATGGAGCGCATCCCGGGCGTGGCCAAGCTGGTGCAGGTGGGCATCCGCGACCTCGGTGAGGCGGAGCACGACTACATCGAGCAGTCCAAGGGACGGGTGAAGACCTACTTCGATGCGCAGCTGCAGCACGCGCGCTTCGAGGGCACGCCGTGGAACCGCCAGGTGGACGAGATCGTGAGCCACCTGCCCCAGCACGTGTACCTCACCTTCGACATCGACGGGCTGGACCCGGTGCTCTGCCCGCACACCGGCACGCCCGTGCCCGGCGGCCTCAGCTTCCCCGAGGTCAACGCGCTCATCGCGGGCGTGGTGCGCTCGGGCCGGACCATCGTCGGCTTCGACCTGGACGAGGTGGCGCCCGACGCGGAGGGCGGCGAGTGGGACGGCAACGTGGGCGCGCGCCTGCTCTACAAGATGATCGGCTGGATGCTGAAGTCCGAGGCGAAGTAG
- a CDS encoding DNA gyrase inhibitor YacG yields the protein MPACPVCKKPSPARAQNPSFPFCSPRCRAVDLGRWLGEEYRVPDRQADEQEDGLPPQRPTDA from the coding sequence ATGCCTGCCTGCCCCGTCTGCAAGAAGCCCTCGCCCGCCCGCGCCCAGAACCCCTCGTTTCCCTTCTGCTCGCCGCGCTGCCGCGCGGTGGACCTCGGCCGCTGGCTCGGCGAGGAGTACCGGGTCCCGGATCGCCAGGCAGACGAGCAGGAGGACGGGCTGCCGCCCCAGCGGCCGACGGATGCCTGA
- a CDS encoding response regulator produces MSLVLVADDEPAVLEVLSQVVEDLGHEVLQARDGAEALRLARARRPQLVVTDHVMPRCSGLELCRALRREPGLEDVPVILLSGVLAQGAPEAHAFLQKPFEIDEFEAVLRAALAQVEGTGADAALPGAAHEPDSTWGAARALEGTLAAARSQLERLQGSGADGAALQALSAQLGQMEVLVRGLQGAAGLEPREVALRPVNGDLGAHLRGVLSAWRERAPFAQLHLSAPDEAVPARFDPERLRQALDALLDRAVHAGGPVEIRLQTNSALATIQVRDEGPAVSAEELPRLFERPRAEGAHTGLSAAAQIVRLHGGAISADCTPERGSAFSVLLPRTGPSRRAGNG; encoded by the coding sequence ATGAGCCTGGTCCTGGTCGCCGACGATGAGCCCGCGGTGCTCGAGGTGCTCAGCCAGGTGGTCGAGGACCTGGGGCACGAGGTGCTGCAGGCGCGCGACGGAGCGGAGGCCCTGCGGCTCGCGCGCGCCCGGCGCCCGCAGCTCGTGGTCACCGATCACGTGATGCCGCGCTGCAGCGGCCTCGAGCTGTGCCGCGCCCTGCGCCGCGAGCCCGGGCTCGAGGACGTGCCGGTCATCCTGCTCTCCGGCGTGCTCGCGCAGGGCGCGCCCGAGGCGCACGCCTTCCTGCAGAAGCCCTTCGAGATCGACGAGTTCGAGGCCGTGCTCCGCGCGGCGCTCGCGCAGGTCGAGGGGACGGGTGCGGACGCTGCGCTGCCGGGCGCGGCGCACGAGCCCGACTCCACCTGGGGCGCGGCGCGCGCGCTCGAGGGCACGCTCGCCGCGGCGCGCTCGCAGCTCGAGCGGCTGCAGGGCTCCGGCGCCGACGGCGCTGCCCTACAGGCGCTCTCGGCGCAGCTGGGCCAGATGGAGGTGCTCGTGCGGGGCCTGCAGGGCGCCGCCGGCCTCGAGCCGCGCGAGGTGGCGCTGCGCCCGGTGAACGGGGACCTCGGCGCGCACCTGCGCGGCGTGCTCTCGGCGTGGCGCGAGCGCGCGCCCTTCGCCCAGCTGCACCTCAGCGCCCCGGACGAGGCAGTGCCGGCGCGCTTCGACCCGGAGCGCCTGCGCCAGGCGCTGGACGCGCTGCTGGACCGCGCGGTGCACGCGGGCGGCCCGGTCGAGATACGGCTGCAGACGAACTCCGCGCTCGCCACCATCCAGGTGCGCGACGAGGGGCCGGCCGTGAGCGCCGAGGAGCTGCCCCGGCTCTTCGAGCGGCCGCGCGCGGAAGGGGCCCACACGGGCCTGAGCGCCGCGGCGCAGATCGTCCGGCTGCACGGGGGCGCCATCTCGGCGGACTGCACCCCCGAGCGCGGCTCTGCCTTCAGCGTGCTCCTGCCGCGCACCGGGCCCAGCCGGCGCGCGGGCAACGGCTAG
- a CDS encoding NAD(P)H-quinone oxidoreductase: MKVLRIQGEKGQASLVMDSAPEPVPGASELRVRVRAAGLNRADLLQIRGAYPAPPDVPPDVPGLEFSGEVLEVGPRVRRFRPGDRVMGLVGGGAFSEQLVLHEREALHAPEHLSFPEAAALPEAYLTAFDALVLQGGLQAGEAVLVTAVASGVGSAAALLCRAAGAQVLGTGRSEAKLARAKDWGVSHALHVPGSPPRYAEAVREATGGRGVDLALELVGGDYLPETLSALAPRGRALLVGLVAGRSATLDLGLVLSRRLRLTGTVLRSRPPEEKMALVQAAERQLLPLFRSGALPPVVDAVLPFTRAAEALERMQGNAPVGKLVLAWEA, translated from the coding sequence ATGAAGGTGCTGCGGATCCAGGGCGAGAAGGGCCAGGCCTCGCTGGTGATGGACAGCGCGCCGGAGCCCGTGCCGGGCGCCTCCGAGCTGCGCGTGCGCGTGCGCGCGGCGGGGCTGAACCGCGCGGACCTGCTGCAGATCCGCGGCGCCTACCCCGCCCCGCCGGACGTGCCTCCGGACGTGCCGGGGCTCGAGTTCTCGGGCGAGGTGCTCGAGGTGGGGCCGCGCGTGCGCCGCTTCCGCCCGGGCGACCGGGTGATGGGCCTGGTGGGCGGAGGCGCCTTCTCCGAGCAGCTGGTGCTGCACGAGCGCGAGGCCCTGCACGCGCCCGAGCACCTCTCCTTCCCCGAGGCCGCGGCGCTGCCCGAGGCCTACCTCACCGCCTTCGACGCGCTGGTGCTGCAGGGAGGCCTGCAGGCGGGAGAGGCGGTGCTCGTCACCGCGGTGGCGAGCGGGGTGGGCAGCGCCGCGGCGCTCCTGTGCCGCGCAGCGGGAGCCCAGGTGCTGGGCACGGGGCGCAGCGAGGCGAAGCTCGCGCGGGCGAAGGACTGGGGCGTCTCGCACGCGCTGCACGTGCCGGGAAGCCCTCCGCGCTATGCGGAAGCGGTGCGCGAGGCGACGGGGGGCCGCGGGGTGGACCTCGCGCTGGAGCTGGTGGGCGGGGACTACCTGCCCGAGACGCTCTCGGCGCTCGCGCCGCGCGGGCGGGCGCTGCTGGTGGGGCTCGTCGCGGGGCGCTCGGCCACGCTGGACCTGGGGCTCGTGCTCAGCCGCCGGCTGCGCCTCACCGGCACGGTGCTGCGCAGCCGCCCCCCCGAGGAGAAGATGGCGCTGGTGCAGGCGGCGGAGCGGCAGCTGCTGCCCCTCTTCCGCTCCGGCGCCCTGCCCCCGGTGGTGGACGCGGTGCTGCCCTTCACCCGCGCCGCCGAGGCGCTCGAGCGCATGCAGGGCAACGCGCCGGTGGGCAAGCTGGTGCTGGCCTGGGAGGCGTAG
- a CDS encoding ribbon-helix-helix domain-containing protein: protein MHDSNTSPSIPESPSIPAEAAGIGSPAAEVVVSTHVLVAEEQVHKLRELSRRTRVAQSEYLREAVDDLLEKYDRPEEA, encoded by the coding sequence ATGCACGATTCCAACACCAGCCCGTCGATCCCCGAGAGCCCCTCCATCCCGGCGGAGGCCGCGGGTATCGGGTCCCCCGCGGCAGAGGTCGTGGTCTCCACCCACGTGCTGGTCGCCGAGGAGCAGGTCCACAAGCTGCGCGAGCTGTCGCGCCGCACCCGCGTGGCGCAGAGCGAGTACCTGCGCGAGGCGGTGGACGATCTGCTCGAGAAGTACGACCGCCCGGAGGAGGCGTGA